The Solanum lycopersicum chromosome 2, SLM_r2.1 DNA window TGTGTTTTTCCTCCATCTTTTTTTGATAATGTCATTTTGTATCTTACAGATTTTTTGAGCGGTTCACATTGATGTTTTAATCATCAACATACTTTCTTTCACTTAATTAAATTGCTCATGGAAGTGCTGTGTAATTCTTTTAAGAGATAATTTGAATAAAGATGATATCCGTCGGATCaaagttttatgttttttttttctctttgtattTCAGTCGGTTAGATTCcatttttattagattttatgaatttatatttattgtaaaagttgtgtagacAAAATTTAATGAGActtaagtttgaaaaataatttcaattatacaaaattctggGACAAAACATCTTAATTATATAACCCTCTATAGTCTATAATTCTGTATGTATAGAGATAACTTAAAGACCTCTCATTGCGTATTTATCTACATACAGATCTCTAACAAAACGTAAAACGACTCTCAGCAAAAATCAAACATACATATTAGTTTAATCGTTAGCTATGTAGGTTATCAATAGTCCTCGTGAAAACAATATCTATATATTAAGGCAACAAAAAGCTAGACCTTCAAAACTCTCGAATCCCTCCCTCCCTTGCCCAAACCCCTTAAGAGACTATCGAAAGCAGCAGCAACCACTTGAGGAACAAGTTTCAAACAATTATAGAATGAAATATTACTAGTGAATTGGAAAGGATATAAGTTGCTTTCGCGGAGCTGCAGTTAAATAAAGACGATACAAGAAAATACTCAGTTTTCAGGGTAGAAGATGATATACCATATTACAACACACCATACAAAGCCCCACTATCTCTAATAAGCAAACTGGTATACAGCAAGTTACGTCTTCATGGCAGGCCTCACCAGGCCCAAACCACTTCCACTCCCCAAGTGTTTGAAGTCTTTTGCTTCAAGATTATCTCCATGGGCAGCAAACCCTGTTCCTCCCTTTTCCACATTCACCAGATTTCTATTTTTACATGGTTTGTCACAGACCACGCAAACCTTGTCAACAGCCACAAATTTTTCTGCACATTTCTTGCAGAAGACATGTCCACAAGTATTAAGTGCTACAAGTGACAAAGTATTGGTTAGTGTGACCTTGCAACTGGGACATATGAAACTCTTGTCAAGAGACTTGTGTTTCTTCTGTGCACTTGTATCTTCAGTGAAGTGTATAGGGAAAAGGTTTttcatcttaattttttccCTCCCTTCAGGACAAGTTGTGCTAGTGGATGGGGCTTCCACCTTAGCAGGTGCATCTGGTGTTGCAGAGGGCAGCCAAAATGCTTTCATGGTTCTAAGTGCTTCCTCCTCATAAGAAGTAGCTTTCACACTGTTAGCTCCATGGAATCCATTTTTGTCTCTGTTGTAGTTCTTATCATTGTACTGCGGAACTGGACCATGATTTTGTTGATCAAATGCATCAAGATCCCTGGCTTTCTGCAGCATCAACctctcctcttcctcttctttttcttgcttCTGCTGACCTGTATGAGCAGCTAACTTTCTGCAAGAAAAAATAACAGCTTGTCAAATAAAACTTCACGAAGGATGATTCTAAGTTAACAAACAAGAATGTTACCAAATCCCCACCCCCTTTCTTACACTCCACACTGCCCTTTTCTCTTTTTCCAGAGAAATGCAGGCATGAAGCAAGATTGGAACATATATTGGTCAGTACTACTCCTTCGAGGTGGAACACGGGCAACTGTTTTGTTAATAGAAGTAACTAACAACATGCATTGCAACTTAAGAATAAGTAACTATTACTCAGAAAGGCTGCAGTTTTCACTTGAAAGGGATTCCAAAACAAGTATTCCATAAGACAGTATGAAGGCCTCTTTATTAGCTAGTCTAAATAATACTCCTTTCATCCACTACTTTATGGGACACAATAACTGGACTTGGAGATTGGAGATCATTTTGGCTTGTATAATATTagtatcattataataatagaaGGCAAACATTAAAGTGTGGTTCATGAAAATTCAGTGGtaccctctttctttttcttttttgatttgcTTATTAGTATCGGACTGAGATGAACTTAGGAAGGTGACATGGATCGTGAGAATTCATATAGCCTACTCCCCTGCTTGGATTTAGTCATAGTTGTGGTACTTGGATATTTGTATTTTGGTAATAGTAAAGAATAGCATTAAAGAAGATGCTGAAAAATGACAGCACCCTTCTTAAAACTAAACAAGTCACCAAATTATTGCCGTTAGAAAGTGCAGGAGACTCTAGCCTCATAAGAAGAATTGAACACAGATAGTTCTTCTGTTTAACCTTGGGACTACAGCCTACAAAGTACAGTTTGCAAGTCAAGTATCCTATCCATAAGTTCTAGGATAGATTTGCCTCTAAACCAAAATCCATTAGATTATATGGCGTGTTAGGAGGGCATTTCACAACCACAACAGAGACTAAAATATATCCAATAGGTTCTCTTCAAGATGCACTGAATCATAAGACCAGCCTACAACTGCAGACATCATACAACTCAATCTAATCCAGCTAAACCTATATTAAGGACATAATATAGGAGTCTCTTAATCACTAAGATATTCTCTGTTTTGGTGTCAAACAGATGAAAGCACTAGCTATGGCCATCGTACTCTCGTAGTTGCTAAATTTCGAAACTTCTGCGGTATCCTTCCAAACTACTAGCCTCACTGAATCAGAAGGACATCTCTGAATTCCTCATACCAATCTAGACAGAAAATTTAACTTACAGCCAACCCCCATATATCACTCCCCCATTAAGAACCACAGATATTGTCAGTTTCTCTTATAGCTGAAATATAATTCACAAGCACAATCTTACAAACCTGGACACAACAACAAAGTAAATCAAGCTAACCACAGGATCTAAGCACCAAGACATATAATTTCATACAAAACGCACCTTAAACATAGAAAAAAACTCGGCAgttcatatataatatcattttctttcaaatctACAAAAGACCAATTGAGAGAGTATGCATAAGGACAGAAAATAGGCACCTTTGGATATCCTTTTTCTGGGACAAAAGGCATTCTAGAATGCATTCTTTGCAAAAGACATGCCCTTTCTGGCAACACAACGGATCGATGAAGGGTTTTAAACAAAGGGAACAAGCATCGAATGGCTTGATTGAATCTTTTCCCAGCCTCTCCTTTTGTGTTCCATACCCTAACTTTCTCTTCTCATCGTACGTAAAGAAGGCAAGATCGTTGTTGTTCTTCGAGTGTCTCTGCGGCATCTTTCAAAACCCTAATGCAATCACATGAATTTGGAAGACGAATTTTATGAATTTGGGGAAGAAGAAAAACCCTATGAAGTGGATTATCCAATCGGGTCAGTAGCAGTTATCGGGTTTCCTAAGGGATTTATAgcgtgacaaaatatttttacacgtagctttctttttttttctccttgttTTCGACAATCCGTTTCCTAAttcatttatgattttttacttTTCGTAGGAGTATCTCTTTTCGATTTCAAGAAACTTAACAAAAATCATGATTCATATTGAGTATTTAAAAGTATTAACGAACAAGTGATTAAATCCTAAAAATAGTTAGATCCATATATTTGCATTTTGAATTCCATAATTTACTttaggattaaaaaaaaagctCAAATATGTCATTAAACTTTTAGAAAAGATTCATTTATGTTATCAGTTAAAAGTCTAGTTCAGTTAGACCATTATCGTTAAAGAAAAGCTtattcatgtcattattttttaacggtgattttgtaaaatcatttttgacacctgatcaattataattcgatcacgtcattaattttttaataaaaaaattataattctaaaaaaaattgaattaatttttttaattaaataaattgatgataTGGCCGATTATAATTGGCtatgtcaaattttttaaataaaaaaattaaaattctgaataaaaattaattttttttttagtttttttttcataatttgtaAATACACTTTGCATAATTTGTAAAGACGTGTCCTATAACATCACCTATTTTCAACTAAACCTTGAAACACATTAGATTTGGTGCATTGATCCAACACACACTTAAGTTCCATTGCACAATCATGATAACTTACGTGGGCAGTGCCATTTTTAATgtttatcatttttaaattttgaattcaatctCCAAACACATTTTTCACTTACTTGATTATTATAATTGATTCatgacatataaaaataattatacatcgTCTTAATAGCTAAAATAAGAATGTACCCTTTGAAAGCTATTATTCATCGTGATGTTTAAGAGCGAATTCAACCCTTAGTTCAatgtaataaaaatactaaaaaattaacaaaatttctTTAGCGCTATATCCTAGTTAAACGCATCCATTCAATgatttagtttaatttattttttaattattaaaatatattaaaattaaaataacaaaaatatatttaaaaaataaaataacataaaagattCTTTTCGATAATTAAATACCGTATTATCCgagtatattatatatttgcaTTGTGTTGGATAAGATTaggcaaaaaaaataatttaaaaagtcaaTATATTATTGACCATTTCtcattaaccaaaaaaaaattagtttaaaaaaCCTCCAGTAGACTCTATTCCAGCTAATTCCTGTAACCTCTCTTCTTCCCCAAAGGTCCCAAGAACTCAAACAATACACAATCGAATCGGATTCGAACATCACAAAACACACAATATCTCTCTGAATTCTTCAATACCAATTCCGTATTTATCTATTTACACCAGCATGACATCACCCAAAAAGCCACCACCAGAATCCGACCGCCCACTCACGGCGATCATGCACCAACCGGCATCTCCTCGTTTCCATTTAGGAACTCCGAATTCCGGTGCTAATCGGAAGGTTGCTATCGCCGTCGATCTTAGCGACGAAAGTGCTTATGCCGTCAAATGGGCTGTGCAAAATTATCTCCGACCAGGTGACGCCGTTATACTCCTTCACGTCCGTCCAACTTCGGTACTTTATGGAGCTGATTGGGGTGCTATTGATGTTTCTGTTGACACTGCAAATGAAGAATCACAGCGGAAACTGGAAGATGATTTTGATAACTTCACAACTACGAAATCGAATGATTTAGCTCAGCCACTTGTGGAGGCTAATATTCCATTCAAGATTCATATTGTGAAGGATCATGATATGAAGGAAAGGTTGTGTTTGGAAGTTGAGAGGTTGGGTTTGAGTGCTGTTATAATGGGGAGTAGAGGGTTTGGTGCATCAAGGCGTAGCCCGAAAGGAGGGATGCTTGGTAGTGTGAGTGATTATTGTGTGCATCATTGTGTTTGCCCCGTTGTTGTTGTTAGATATCCTGATGATAAAGATGCTACTACTGGCAATGACTCGGTCACAGATGTGCTTCACCCTGTAcctgaggaggagcctatataCCATGATGCCTCCGATAAAACCGCAGGTATATATATCTTAAGATTTTGCAAGTAGACATTGATTATGCGTGGTCTTTGTTTGATTAAAGGAATGACATGTTGATTAGTTTAAAGGATAGTACTGCCTCAAAGGTTGTGACTTTATTTAAGGGCTCATGCTTTTTGACATTTATCTTTGATTTTTCTTGGGTGATTTTAGAATATGTGAAAGTGGTCTGTTGTTACTACTCAGTACGATGTCAAGATGTTTGATTATCAGCTAGGAAGTGGGTTGGCTCTAGTTTGATGTTTCAATCGGATTAGTTAGTCGTAAGTGATGCCATGtcaaatattatttctgttTCGTTATCACAGGATGATTGTTGATTAGATGAGTAATGTATTTATGTTAGGTGAATTTTGTGTAGTTGTAGCCATTGAGCAGGGTTTGGGTATTTCTCCCTTTTTGGCCTATGGAATCAGTTGTTTGGCTTTAGGCATAGTTGATAGATGTTAGTTGTAAGTAACTTATCAATTGTGAAGCCTTTGTGGTATACATTTGTAACATATGAGTTGTTTCACTTGTTTGTGACAAAGTTCATTGGAATAATCATCCTAGTTAGTTCTTTGTGGAAAATAAATCAGTCTTGTTCTGGTTAATGATAGTAGTACTCTTTGAAAGTCACCTTCATTTCTAGAGATGCTTTAATAGGGCTTTTTAGTATCCTCAAATACCATTATTCCTGCATGTGCTGCTATTGGGTAACTTGTTCCCCTAGGTTACTTAGCGAAAGAAGCTTTTTTACCTGGGGTCCAATTACTTGTAgatgagagagagaggaagaaagGTAAACAGGTGCACGGTTCTGGGGTAGATAGTGTCAACAAGGAGAGAGAAGGGATGAGGTTTAGTGGGTAGCGATTGATACAGGTGGAAAGAGAAAATGCTGGCCCTAAAATTCAGGGAATGCTACTTGGTAGAGCAGGGTGAACCCCGTGTGGTAAGTAAGTTGAGATCTCTTGTGCCCCAGGGGTTTGCTCTAGTGTAAGAAGCTCATTATTTATGGACTAGGCGCACGTTATGGGTTTGAACCCAACTACAGACAAAAGCCTGGTACTTAAAGTGAAGGGTAGATGGGTAATCCCATTATCCAACGAATTTTGAACCGTGCGCTGCTGATTCTCTTAAGATTTCTCGGTTATAAAGAAGTCGAATTCTCTTTGTTGGTTTTTCTACTTTGTCCTTGTGAAATCTCGACTTTTGAACCATTTCTATGGGGAAAATTGGAACTGGCTTCGGATGTACTCTAGCTGAAAACCAGGCTTTTGACCCTTTCTGGTATGAACCTTGACATCATGTGATCTCCATGAATTGTGTTAGTTTTCAGCTCCTGAATTTAAAACTTCTTGCATGTTTCATTTTTCTGACAGTGAGAGGTGTAGTGGTTTTGACAGTCACTCCTATTTCTGTTGCGAACCACCAAGTGTTCTTCAAGGTCACCATGCAAATAATGTTCTTATTATCCTTATCTTTTTCTTTAGATAATGATGGAACAAATGTATGtagtattaatatttaatagtgAGGTATGTGATTTACTGTAAAGATAAAAATACTTAACAACTCCAGAGTTTGGGAAATGTCTTATCTTGTTGGACACAAGTTTTCCCTTAGAGGAATATGATGCCTCAAAGGAGGCAACTGTGAAAGATATAACAATGCCCTTTCCTTCCATTAAATAGCATCAATCATGTTTTTGCGCTCGCTCTTATGGATGACATTTTGTTGATTCCTAAGCTATACTCCTTATGCAGATTCGGAGAAGGCTTCTTGAATAAGTTGAAGGTGAAGAGATGTTTGAGTACTGTTGAGGCAAATGTGATTTTGGTGTAGGCGTGGGCCATTTGGAACATGAATTTGGTGGTTCTCAGTTTCTTTTTCTGCTTGTGGTCGTCTGCTGTGTGTTGAGTTTATGAAGTTTGGAATGGTTGTAATTGTTCatgatcttcttttctttgttttaggTTTTAAAATAGTCttgtctgttttttttttttatgtggaaTAACAATCTTTTGAAGCTGCTTTGCAAGTTCAACTTCCCCATTGAATGCTTTACGACTATGCTTGaacttttttatgttattattgagAGTTTCGTCACAATCTTAACTCTCAAGTATATTAGATACCTTACAATAGGCTTCAGTACTGTCCATGTGTTAGAACCCTTGAACTGTTGAAGCGGCACTTCTCATTCTTTTTCACAAGGCTAATTGCTGAATTGGAAGTTCAAATTGAGCCTTCCAGTCAGTAGATAGCTGACCTAGTCCCTTGTATTTTTATCATACGCGATGTTTGGGCTTCGAAACTAGATTGATTTAAAGCTGAAGTTCTGATTGGATGACATTTCCATTGTTCCTGTATTTTATCTTGAACCAAATATGCTTGTTTTATTTAAGTGAGACCTATTAACAGCATACTTAAAATTAGATGTGATGGTTGGTAGATACCACGTTGATCAATACTTGCCACAACCTACCTCATAACATGTAAGGTAGCTTTGTTTGGCAGTATAAGATACTTGGGAAATCATAACATCAACTATTGCTAAAGATTATGATAGAAGAGGACTGAAATAGATGATGGAATACAAACTacccttttccctttataaTTTTCATTGCTCATTCCCAAGTAGGTTAAAAGTATAGGACAAAATTTTTGgattcatattcatgcaaaccaTGAACCCTAAGTTGTTTTCTAAAGCAAAATCATACACGACCTCCAGCTCTCTTCATCTCAAAGTCATCAaccaataacaaaaatattacaaCTAGCTGGCAGGTGCTAATAATACGCGAGGTGAGCTTTCACAAAATCACCAGAGTTTCTTGTTTTATGTTCGCTCATGTCACCTCTGGTAAAATATCTTCGGCTTATCACCAGACCTCATTTGTTCTTCATCGTGGCTTTTCGTGTAGCTTCCCTaagtgctttcctcttctcctcCCTGTAAAAATGTTGAAGACAATACTAGGTTATATTATCTGAAATTAACTCTGTTCCAATAGCACATCACTGTTTAACAACTAGTGATAGTGAAACTACAAATAGTACCTAGCTTTTGCAATTTCCTCTCTAGGAAGGGGTTTCTTCTTTTCCCTCTTTTTTGTTGCCACCACTTGGTTTTCTGTTTTTCCATTTTTAGTTGCACCGCTGTTTTGTCCAGCACCTTTCTTAACTGAATGTGTTTGGACATCCCTCTTCCTCTTTTTATCACCTGCTACTTCCTCTTTCAATTTCCTATTCTCATTTGCAATGCCTTCTTTATCTGAATTCTTGTCATCATCCTCTTCAGAATCCTGCTGCTCACTGTTCTCAATGCTTTCAGCACCTTGTACTTCTTCAGACTGAGCCAACGAGTTTGCAGCAGACTTGGAATTGCTCATCTTTTTCAACTGGAAAAGAAACAACACATACGAGGCCAAATGTTTTACCGAAACAAACTTGCAGCAACTTCAAAGAAGAAATATGCTTAAAATCATTCATTTGTTTTTACAACCACATATGCCACTCCCAATTCATTTTTTGAGTACCAGAAACCTTAATGAAAAGATGAAATGTTTGTTTGACTGACATGAAGAAGCTAGATTTCTACACAAGTGCAGAAGCATGAGAACTGAAGAGAAGCACACAAAACCTCATGTGTATAGGGTTGAATAGTATTTATTATgcccaaaattattttttttaaaaaacaagcAATTACTAAAAcgaaaaatcattttgagaaaaaaaaaagtgacttTCGGAGGATATTTCGATGATATGCTAAGTCAGAATAACTAATGTGACTTTTTCGAACGGAATAAAAGAACAGGATAGATCATTTTGTACTTCACGCTTTACTGTAATCAATTTTAAGAATAATGACCATCATAAGTAGGACTCTTAAGCCTCCGTTCGAGCTCTCTCAACTTGATACTTCTCATCCTTGTAATTTACAGTCATTTGCTAAGCAGCTATTGACAGCACAAATTATTACCAAATAATAAGGCATACCTTGGCTACAAAAAATCCATCCATGTTGTGCACATGAGGATAGAATCGCCTTGTCTTGTCCAAAGATGTGTGGAAACGGTGCTGCCTAAAGCGAATAAATCTGGGAGAGGTAGCATTAATTAGTAGTAGAATTAGGTAACCTTTCGAGTAAAAGCGCAAACACTAAAAAATATACCCAGGCCTCCCAAAATCAAGTCCGCATGGAACAAGCTTAACATCTCTCTTCTTGAGTGCATAATCTATAACCGCTTCATTCTGCAGTTCCAAATTAGACAAATGAGTAGAATACTTTGAAAAGCATCAGTTTTTTTGAGGATTCATTTGGAAATATATGTTTAGAAAGATACCTCTTCAACCATAATGGAGCAGGTCGAATACACAATGTATCCACCTGTTTTTGAGTTGGCATCAACCATGTCAATTGCTGCAAGTATTAGTTCCTGCAAATCAAAATTGACGATGAAACAGGTTCCTCAAAGGCCACAACAACATGTGAATGGGGAATATGTGATAAAAGAAACATCATGGAGCAAAATTAACACTGCTGAAGGAGGGACATGAAGCTTCCAATACAATCACCAACACCCTCATGATTTGGGAGGACAAATAtaacaacacaaaaaaaaaggcGATAAGACAACTAGAAATGTAAAATTTGTCCTCCTATACAACAATTATGTTCAATGGAATCAATCATTAGAAACAAATACGATAAAGTTCAATTCTTTTTGCAGCTTTATCTCTTCCTGGATGCAGACTTACAGAAACCAGTATTTTCGAACAGTCAGATGCTTGCAATATACTCTGGGGTGTTCTGTTATGAATCATGACAAACTCTAAGCACCCAACTAATTCATGGAAAGTTTTCATGATATCCTCCCACAGCGCAAATCGTTG harbors:
- the LOC101247881 gene encoding E3 ubiquitin-protein ligase CSU1: MPQRHSKNNNDLAFFTYDEKRKLGYGTQKERLGKDSIKPFDACSLCLKPFIDPLCCQKGHVFCKECILECLLSQKKDIQRKLAAHTGQQKQEKEEEEERLMLQKARDLDAFDQQNHGPVPQYNDKNYNRDKNGFHGANSVKATSYEEEALRTMKAFWLPSATPDAPAKVEAPSTSTTCPEGREKIKMKNLFPIHFTEDTSAQKKHKSLDKSFICPSCKVTLTNTLSLVALNTCGHVFCKKCAEKFVAVDKVCVVCDKPCKNRNLVNVEKGGTGFAAHGDNLEAKDFKHLGSGSGLGLVRPAMKT
- the LOC101247579 gene encoding universal stress protein PHOS32: MTSPKKPPPESDRPLTAIMHQPASPRFHLGTPNSGANRKVAIAVDLSDESAYAVKWAVQNYLRPGDAVILLHVRPTSVLYGADWGAIDVSVDTANEESQRKLEDDFDNFTTTKSNDLAQPLVEANIPFKIHIVKDHDMKERLCLEVERLGLSAVIMGSRGFGASRRSPKGGMLGSVSDYCVHHCVCPVVVVRYPDDKDATTGNDSVTDVLHPVPEEEPIYHDASDKTADSEKAS